In Bradyrhizobium guangxiense, the following are encoded in one genomic region:
- a CDS encoding cell division protein FtsQ/DivIB, with product MDGAGSLTRSFFRSLRPQADLKAAAVGAVVLLREWIQDKRAEARAAANDRIKSKARAKAVVEREPPPRVVALVERYLPRRVGISMTVLLLIGSCGFGIVKGGHLQDFVTAVSDARNALANSAGFRITSVVINGRKQLTQDEILAIGGVSGRSSLLFLDAEAVRDKLKANPWIADATVLKLYPGQLMIELTERKAFALWQEAGRLSVIADDGAVLEPYVSRRFLSLPLVVGKGAETQARDFLALLARYPQVNSVTKAAVFVGERRWNLRLKDGLDIRLPEQDVGNALAMLSKLDKEDRLFSRDIVAVDMRLPDRLVVQLSEDAAKAREDLFKDKKKKKAGDSA from the coding sequence ATGGATGGAGCAGGAAGCCTCACCCGGTCGTTTTTCAGATCGCTGAGGCCCCAAGCTGACCTGAAGGCGGCCGCTGTCGGAGCGGTCGTGCTTCTGCGCGAGTGGATACAGGACAAGCGCGCCGAGGCGCGTGCCGCCGCCAATGACAGGATCAAGTCCAAGGCGAGGGCCAAGGCCGTCGTCGAGCGCGAGCCGCCGCCGCGTGTGGTCGCGCTGGTCGAGCGCTATCTGCCGCGCCGGGTCGGGATCAGCATGACCGTGCTGCTGCTGATCGGAAGCTGCGGCTTCGGCATCGTCAAGGGCGGCCATCTCCAGGATTTCGTCACCGCGGTCAGCGACGCGCGCAACGCGCTGGCCAATTCCGCCGGGTTCCGCATCACCTCCGTCGTGATCAACGGCCGCAAGCAGCTGACCCAGGACGAGATCCTGGCGATCGGCGGCGTCAGCGGCCGTTCCTCGCTGCTGTTCCTCGATGCCGAAGCCGTGCGCGACAAGCTCAAGGCCAATCCCTGGATCGCCGATGCCACCGTGCTCAAGCTCTATCCGGGCCAGCTCATGATCGAGCTCACCGAGCGCAAGGCGTTCGCGCTGTGGCAGGAGGCCGGCCGGCTCTCCGTGATCGCCGACGACGGCGCCGTGCTCGAGCCCTACGTCTCGCGTCGCTTCCTGTCGTTGCCGCTCGTGGTCGGCAAGGGCGCCGAGACCCAGGCCCGCGATTTCCTCGCGCTGCTGGCGCGCTATCCGCAGGTCAATTCGGTGACGAAGGCCGCGGTCTTCGTCGGCGAGCGGCGCTGGAATCTGAGGCTCAAGGACGGCCTCGACATCCGCCTGCCCGAGCAGGACGTCGGCAACGCGCTTGCGATGCTGTCCAAGCTCGACAAGGAGGACAGGCTGTTCTCCCGCGACATCGTCGCCGTCGATATGCGCCTGCCCGATCGGCTGGTGGTGCAGCTGTCCGAGGACGCCGCCAAGGCGCGCGAGGATCTGTTCAAGGACAAGAAGAAAAAGAAGGCCGGGGATTCCGCATGA
- a CDS encoding D-alanine--D-alanine ligase family protein, with amino-acid sequence MRITILFGGSNRERLVSVASAQALHQALPEADLWWWDVEDKVHAVQSKQLLEHARPFEDEFKPGTRGIPLAQALDQAKAEGRVLVLGLHGGRAENGELQVMCEARGVPFTGSGSASSHLAFDKIAAKRFAALGGVTPPANLALDDIDEAFAEYGRLIAKPARDGSSYGLIFVNAKQDLVAVRNAAKHEEYVIEPYIAGVEATCGVLERTDGSIIALPPIEIIPGEGNFDYAAKYLLKSTQEICPGRFAPEITAALKTQAMLAHRAMSCTGYSRSDFIVSAKGLVYLETNTLPGLTKSSLYPKALKAEGIQFVDFLHGLIELAGQSVRK; translated from the coding sequence ATGCGCATCACCATCCTCTTCGGCGGCTCCAACCGGGAGCGTCTGGTTTCCGTCGCCTCGGCGCAGGCGCTGCATCAGGCGCTGCCCGAGGCTGATCTCTGGTGGTGGGACGTCGAGGACAAGGTGCACGCCGTGCAGTCCAAGCAACTGCTCGAGCATGCCCGTCCATTCGAGGACGAGTTCAAGCCCGGTACGCGGGGGATTCCGCTGGCGCAGGCGCTCGACCAGGCCAAGGCCGAGGGACGCGTGCTGGTGCTCGGCCTTCACGGCGGACGGGCCGAGAACGGCGAATTGCAGGTGATGTGCGAAGCGCGCGGCGTGCCCTTCACCGGATCGGGCTCGGCGTCCTCGCATCTTGCCTTCGACAAGATCGCGGCCAAGCGCTTTGCCGCACTCGGCGGCGTGACGCCGCCGGCCAACCTTGCGCTCGATGACATCGACGAGGCCTTCGCCGAATACGGAAGGCTGATCGCGAAGCCGGCGCGCGACGGCTCGAGCTACGGCCTGATCTTCGTCAACGCCAAGCAGGATCTCGTTGCCGTCCGCAACGCGGCGAAGCACGAAGAGTACGTCATCGAGCCCTACATTGCCGGCGTGGAGGCGACCTGCGGCGTGCTGGAGCGCACCGATGGTTCGATCATCGCGCTGCCGCCGATCGAGATCATTCCGGGCGAAGGCAATTTCGACTACGCCGCGAAATATCTCCTGAAGTCGACCCAGGAGATCTGCCCCGGCCGTTTCGCACCCGAGATCACCGCCGCACTGAAGACGCAGGCGATGCTGGCGCACCGCGCGATGTCCTGCACCGGCTATTCCCGGTCGGACTTCATCGTCTCGGCCAAGGGCCTCGTCTATCTCGAGACCAACACGCTGCCCGGGCTGACCAAGTCCTCGCTCTACCCCAAGGCGCTGAAGGCCGAGGGCATCCAATTCGTCGACTTCCTGCACGGCCTGATCGAGCTCGCCGGGCAGAGCGTGCGGAAATAA
- the murB gene encoding UDP-N-acetylmuramate dehydrogenase — translation MSFPDITPSLKAAMPDLRGRLLANQSLAELTWFRVGGPAQVLFTPADEDDLAYFLAHLAADIPVYVVGVGSNLIVRDGGIAGVVIRLAPRAFGEASASGDVVTAGAAALDKRVAEVAASANISGLEFYFGIPGTIGGALRMNAGANGGETKDVLIEARGVGRDGTKHVLSNADMKFVYRNSGVDPSIIFTSARFRGEIRDAEAIRARMAEVQSHRESAQPIREKTGGSTFKNPPGHSAWKLVDAAGCRGLRVGGAQVSEMHCNFLINTGDATARDIETLGETVRERVKANSGIELHWEIKRIGIPI, via the coding sequence ATGAGCTTCCCCGACATCACCCCCTCACTCAAAGCCGCGATGCCTGACCTTCGCGGCCGGCTGCTCGCGAACCAATCGCTCGCCGAGCTCACCTGGTTTCGCGTCGGCGGCCCGGCGCAGGTGCTGTTCACGCCGGCGGACGAGGACGATCTCGCTTATTTCCTCGCGCATCTCGCCGCCGACATCCCGGTCTATGTCGTCGGCGTCGGCTCCAACCTCATCGTGCGCGACGGCGGCATTGCGGGCGTGGTGATCCGTCTTGCGCCGCGCGCCTTCGGCGAGGCAAGCGCGAGCGGCGATGTCGTCACGGCAGGGGCTGCCGCACTCGACAAGCGCGTCGCGGAGGTTGCCGCGTCGGCCAATATCAGCGGGCTCGAATTCTACTTCGGCATTCCCGGCACCATCGGCGGCGCGCTGCGCATGAATGCGGGCGCCAATGGCGGCGAGACCAAGGACGTGCTGATCGAGGCAAGGGGCGTCGGACGCGACGGCACCAAGCACGTCCTCTCCAACGCCGACATGAAATTCGTCTACCGCAACAGCGGCGTCGATCCCTCCATCATTTTCACCTCGGCGCGCTTTCGCGGTGAGATCCGGGATGCCGAGGCGATCCGCGCGCGCATGGCGGAGGTGCAAAGCCATCGCGAGAGCGCGCAGCCGATCCGCGAGAAGACCGGCGGCTCGACCTTCAAGAATCCGCCCGGCCACTCCGCCTGGAAGCTGGTCGACGCAGCCGGCTGCCGCGGCTTGCGCGTCGGCGGCGCGCAGGTCTCCGAGATGCACTGCAATTTCCTGATCAACACCGGCGACGCCACCGCGCGCGACATCGAGACGCTGGGCGAGACCGTGCGCGAACGGGTGAAGGCAAATTCCGGAATTGAGCTACACTGGGAAATCAAGCGGATCGGGATTCCTATTTAA
- the murC gene encoding UDP-N-acetylmuramate--L-alanine ligase, whose protein sequence is MRLPREIGPIHFVGIGGIGMSGIAEVLVNLGYVVQGSDASDNYNLDRLRKKGAKVSVGHKAENIDGAEVVVVSTAIKRDNPELMAARERRIPVVRRAEMLAELMRLKSCVAIAGTHGKTTTTTMVATLLDAGGLDPTVINGGIINAYGSNARLGAGDWMVVEADESDGTFLKLPTDVAIVTNVDPEHLDHFKTFDAVQDAFRHFVENLPFYGFAVMCIDHPVVQSLVGKIEDRRIITYGENPQADARLVDLTAGGGGSKFKVVIRDRKAGTAHEIAALALPMPGRHNASNATAAIAVAHALGVSDEAIRKAMAGFGGVKRRFTKTGEWDGVTVIDDYGHHPVEIAAVLKAARDSYTGKVIAVVQPHRYPRLQSLFEEFCTCFNDADAVVVADVYAAGEAPIEGIDRDHFVEGLRAHGHREVVPLPNAGELAKIVHGIAKSGDLVVCLGAGNITQWAYALPGELKALG, encoded by the coding sequence ATGAGACTGCCGCGCGAGATCGGACCCATCCACTTCGTCGGGATCGGCGGGATCGGCATGAGCGGCATCGCCGAGGTGCTGGTCAATCTCGGCTATGTCGTGCAGGGCTCGGACGCTTCCGACAATTACAATCTCGACCGCCTGCGCAAGAAGGGGGCGAAGGTCTCGGTCGGCCACAAGGCCGAGAATATCGACGGTGCCGAGGTCGTCGTGGTCTCGACCGCGATCAAGCGCGACAATCCGGAACTGATGGCCGCGCGCGAACGGCGCATTCCCGTGGTGCGCCGCGCCGAGATGCTGGCCGAGCTGATGCGGCTGAAGAGCTGCGTCGCCATCGCCGGCACCCATGGCAAGACCACGACGACGACGATGGTCGCAACGCTGCTCGATGCCGGCGGGCTCGATCCGACCGTGATCAACGGCGGCATCATCAACGCCTACGGTTCCAACGCGCGGCTGGGCGCCGGCGACTGGATGGTGGTGGAAGCGGACGAGAGCGACGGCACGTTCCTGAAGCTGCCGACCGATGTCGCGATCGTCACCAATGTCGACCCCGAGCATCTCGATCACTTCAAGACCTTCGACGCCGTGCAGGATGCCTTCCGTCACTTCGTCGAGAACCTGCCGTTCTACGGCTTTGCCGTGATGTGCATCGATCATCCGGTGGTGCAGAGCCTCGTCGGCAAGATCGAGGATCGCCGTATCATCACTTACGGCGAGAATCCGCAGGCCGATGCGCGGCTGGTCGATCTCACCGCGGGCGGTGGCGGCTCGAAATTCAAGGTCGTGATCCGCGACCGCAAGGCCGGCACCGCGCACGAGATCGCTGCCCTCGCGCTGCCGATGCCGGGCCGCCACAACGCCTCGAACGCGACGGCGGCGATCGCGGTCGCGCATGCGCTCGGCGTGTCGGACGAGGCGATCCGCAAGGCGATGGCCGGCTTCGGCGGCGTCAAGCGCCGCTTCACCAAGACCGGCGAGTGGGACGGCGTCACCGTGATCGACGATTACGGCCATCATCCCGTGGAGATCGCGGCCGTGCTGAAAGCGGCACGCGATTCCTACACCGGCAAGGTGATCGCCGTGGTGCAGCCGCATCGCTACCCCCGCCTGCAATCGCTGTTCGAGGAATTCTGCACCTGCTTCAACGACGCCGACGCGGTTGTTGTCGCTGACGTCTATGCCGCGGGCGAAGCGCCGATCGAGGGCATCGATCGCGACCATTTCGTCGAAGGCCTGCGCGCGCACGGGCATCGCGAGGTGGTCCCGCTGCCCAACGCCGGCGAGCTTGCCAAGATCGTCCACGGCATCGCCAAGAGTGGCGATCTCGTCGTGTGCCTGGGGGCGGGCAACATCACGCAATGGGCGTATGCGCTGCCCGGCGAATTGAAGGCGCTGGGATGA
- the murG gene encoding undecaprenyldiphospho-muramoylpentapeptide beta-N-acetylglucosaminyltransferase, giving the protein MDTSPLILLAAGGTGGHLFPAEALGVELIRRGYRVRLVTDERALRYSGLFSKDMIDVVRSETARGRNPLQLAYAGLTLAAGTLSAYALIKRLRPVAVVGFGGYPTLPPLVAAKFAGVPGIIHDANAVLGRANRFLSSRVRAIATSLPGVLDRDPALSGKTTTVGTPMRPAILAAAAVKYVAPEVGGPLRLLVVGGSQGARIMADIVPGAIERLEPALWSRLVLTQQVREEDMSRVRAVYDKLKIKAELAPFFTDLPARLASNHLVVSRSGAGTVAELAAIGRPSILVPLPGSIDQDQFANAGVLVKVDGAIRIPQTEFTSDRLASEISAFAAEPARLARMAEAARGAGRLDAAERLADLVVKIAGI; this is encoded by the coding sequence ATGGACACGTCCCCCCTGATTCTTCTCGCCGCGGGCGGCACCGGCGGCCATCTGTTTCCGGCCGAGGCATTGGGCGTCGAGCTGATCCGGCGCGGCTATCGCGTCCGCCTCGTCACGGACGAGCGCGCGCTGCGCTACAGCGGGCTGTTCAGCAAGGACATGATCGACGTCGTCAGAAGCGAGACCGCGCGCGGCCGCAATCCGCTTCAGCTCGCCTATGCCGGCCTCACGCTCGCCGCCGGCACGCTGTCGGCCTATGCCCTGATCAAGCGCCTGAGGCCCGTCGCCGTGGTCGGCTTCGGCGGCTATCCGACGCTGCCGCCGCTGGTCGCGGCGAAATTCGCCGGCGTACCCGGCATCATCCACGACGCCAACGCGGTGCTCGGCCGCGCCAACCGGTTCCTGTCGAGCCGCGTGCGCGCGATCGCGACGTCCTTGCCCGGCGTGCTCGACCGCGATCCCGCGTTGTCGGGCAAGACCACCACCGTCGGCACCCCGATGCGGCCGGCAATCCTTGCGGCCGCCGCGGTGAAATATGTCGCGCCCGAGGTGGGCGGTCCGCTGCGCCTGCTTGTCGTCGGCGGCAGCCAGGGCGCGCGCATCATGGCCGACATCGTGCCCGGTGCGATCGAGCGGCTCGAGCCTGCGTTATGGAGCCGCCTCGTCCTCACCCAGCAGGTGCGTGAAGAGGACATGAGCCGCGTGCGCGCCGTCTACGACAAGCTCAAGATCAAGGCCGAGCTTGCACCCTTCTTCACCGATCTGCCAGCGCGGCTCGCTTCAAATCATCTCGTGGTATCGCGCTCCGGCGCCGGCACGGTGGCCGAGCTTGCGGCGATCGGCCGGCCTTCGATCCTGGTGCCGTTGCCCGGCTCGATCGACCAGGACCAGTTCGCCAATGCCGGCGTGCTGGTCAAGGTCGATGGCGCGATCCGGATCCCGCAGACCGAGTTCACCTCCGACCGGCTGGCGTCCGAAATCTCCGCCTTCGCCGCCGAGCCCGCGCGCCTCGCCCGCATGGCCGAAGCCGCCCGCGGCGCTGGCCGGCTCGACGCGGCCGAGCGGCTGGCCGATCTCGTGGTCAAGATCGCGGGAATCTGA
- the ftsW gene encoding putative lipid II flippase FtsW, translating into MLSREERTPFSEWWWTVDKPLMGAILALMLTGVILSLAASPPVATRIGLDPFHFFSRHVLFLVPSCIVLLGVSFLSPRSIRRSALIIFTVSIVLIVLTLAIGPEVKGSRRWITLLGVNIQASEIAKPSFVVIAAWLFAESTKRPEMPATTMALVLLMMLVALLVMEPDFGQTMLILMVWGSLFFIAGMRMIWVFGLAGLGAAGLFSAYLFVPHVAGRIKRFMNPASGDTFQVDTAMEAFYNGGWFGLGPGEGIAKRSLPDSHTDFVFAVAAEEFGIILCLAMLALFAFVVIRTLSRAYANEDMFSRFAASGLAILFGVQAAINMSVNLQLIPAKGMTLPFISYGGSSIVSLAYGVGMMLALTRLRPRTEVEASGHAEAMRSYA; encoded by the coding sequence ATGCTCTCCCGTGAAGAACGCACCCCCTTTTCCGAGTGGTGGTGGACCGTCGACAAGCCGCTGATGGGCGCCATCCTGGCGCTGATGCTCACCGGCGTGATCCTGTCGCTGGCGGCGAGCCCGCCGGTTGCGACCCGCATCGGGCTCGATCCGTTCCATTTCTTCAGCCGCCACGTGTTGTTCCTGGTGCCGTCCTGCATCGTGCTGCTCGGCGTCTCCTTCCTGTCGCCGCGGTCGATCCGCCGCTCGGCGCTGATCATCTTCACCGTCAGCATCGTCCTGATCGTACTGACGCTTGCGATCGGCCCGGAGGTGAAGGGCTCGCGGCGCTGGATCACATTGCTCGGCGTCAACATCCAGGCGTCCGAGATCGCCAAGCCGTCCTTCGTCGTCATCGCTGCCTGGCTGTTCGCGGAATCGACCAAGCGGCCGGAGATGCCGGCGACCACCATGGCGCTGGTGCTGCTCATGATGTTGGTCGCGCTGCTGGTGATGGAGCCGGATTTCGGTCAGACCATGCTGATCCTGATGGTGTGGGGTTCGCTGTTCTTCATCGCGGGCATGCGCATGATCTGGGTGTTCGGGCTCGCCGGCCTCGGCGCGGCCGGCCTGTTCAGCGCCTATCTGTTCGTCCCGCACGTGGCGGGACGCATCAAGCGCTTCATGAACCCGGCCTCCGGCGACACCTTCCAGGTCGATACCGCCATGGAAGCCTTCTACAACGGCGGATGGTTTGGCCTCGGACCGGGCGAGGGAATTGCAAAACGCAGCCTGCCGGACAGTCACACCGACTTCGTGTTTGCGGTTGCCGCCGAAGAGTTCGGCATCATCCTGTGCCTGGCCATGCTGGCGCTGTTCGCCTTCGTCGTGATCCGCACGCTGTCACGGGCCTATGCCAACGAGGACATGTTCTCGCGCTTTGCCGCTTCGGGCCTTGCGATCCTGTTCGGCGTGCAGGCCGCAATCAACATGTCGGTGAACCTGCAGCTGATCCCCGCCAAGGGCATGACGCTGCCCTTTATCTCCTATGGTGGTTCCTCGATCGTGTCGCTGGCCTATGGCGTCGGCATGATGCTGGCGCTGACGCGGTTGCGCCCGCGTACCGAGGTCGAGGCCAGCGGCCATGCCGAGGCGATGCGGAGCTACGCCTGA
- the murD gene encoding UDP-N-acetylmuramoyl-L-alanine--D-glutamate ligase → MIPVTSFASKTVAVFGLGGSGLASCHALKAGGAEVIAADDNAENVAKAAQAGFVTADLRNVSWTNFAALVLAPGVPLTHPVPHWSVLKAREAGVEVIGDIELFCRERRRHAPNAPFVAITGTNGKSTTTALIAHLTKVAGYDTQMGGNIGTAILSLEPPRMGRVHVIEMSSYQIDLTPSLDPTVGILLNVSEDHIDRHGTIEHYAAVKERLVAGVQDGGTAIVGVDDGFCRDIADRLDRSGKNVVRISVKNPLASGIYFEHGNIVRSSGGARSEIAALGGIGSLRGQHNAQNAACAAAAALAMGIGLDVLQNGLRSFPGLAHRMEQVGRRGNVLFVNDSKGTNADATAHALSSFADIFWIAGGKPKAGGITGLTGFFPRIRKAYLIGEAAQGFSGTLGAQVPHEISQTLDVAIEHAARDAEASGLADAVVLLSPACASFDQYRNFEIRGTKFRELVQALPGVKPVV, encoded by the coding sequence ATGATCCCGGTCACATCCTTCGCCAGCAAGACCGTCGCGGTGTTCGGCCTCGGCGGCTCCGGGCTCGCCTCCTGCCACGCGCTGAAAGCGGGCGGCGCCGAGGTGATCGCCGCCGACGACAATGCCGAGAACGTGGCCAAGGCCGCGCAGGCCGGCTTCGTCACCGCGGATTTGCGCAACGTCTCCTGGACGAACTTCGCAGCCCTCGTGCTCGCGCCCGGCGTGCCGCTGACCCATCCGGTGCCGCACTGGAGCGTGCTGAAAGCGCGCGAAGCGGGCGTCGAGGTGATCGGCGACATCGAGCTGTTCTGCCGCGAGCGGCGGCGCCATGCGCCGAACGCGCCGTTCGTCGCCATCACCGGCACCAACGGCAAGTCGACCACGACGGCGCTGATCGCGCATCTCACCAAGGTCGCCGGCTACGACACCCAGATGGGCGGCAATATCGGCACCGCGATCCTGTCGCTGGAGCCGCCGCGCATGGGCCGGGTCCACGTCATCGAGATGTCGTCCTACCAGATCGACCTTACGCCTTCGCTCGATCCCACCGTCGGCATTCTGCTCAATGTCAGCGAGGATCACATCGATCGCCACGGCACGATCGAACATTATGCCGCGGTGAAGGAACGCCTCGTTGCCGGCGTGCAGGACGGCGGCACCGCGATCGTGGGTGTCGACGACGGCTTTTGCCGCGACATCGCCGACCGGCTCGACCGCTCGGGCAAGAACGTGGTGCGCATCTCCGTCAAGAACCCGCTGGCATCAGGCATTTATTTCGAGCACGGCAACATCGTGCGCAGCTCGGGCGGTGCGCGCAGCGAGATTGCCGCGCTCGGCGGCATCGGCTCGCTGCGTGGGCAGCACAACGCGCAGAACGCGGCCTGCGCCGCCGCGGCCGCCCTCGCCATGGGCATCGGCCTCGATGTGCTGCAGAACGGCCTGCGCAGCTTTCCCGGCCTTGCGCACCGCATGGAGCAGGTCGGCCGCCGCGGCAACGTGCTGTTCGTCAACGATTCCAAGGGCACCAACGCGGACGCCACTGCGCATGCGCTGTCGTCCTTCGCCGATATTTTCTGGATCGCCGGCGGCAAGCCCAAGGCGGGCGGCATCACTGGCCTCACCGGCTTCTTCCCGCGCATCCGAAAAGCCTATCTGATCGGTGAAGCCGCGCAGGGATTTTCGGGAACGTTGGGCGCGCAGGTGCCGCACGAGATCAGCCAGACCTTGGACGTCGCGATCGAGCATGCCGCGCGCGATGCGGAAGCCTCAGGGCTTGCCGACGCCGTCGTGCTGCTGTCACCGGCCTGCGCCTCCTTCGACCAATATCGCAATTTCGAGATCCGCGGTACCAAGTTCCGCGAGCTGGTGCAGGCTCTGCCGGGCGTGAAGCCGGTGGTGTAG
- the mraY gene encoding phospho-N-acetylmuramoyl-pentapeptide-transferase, translating into MFYWLIELSNTFPGFGAFRTFLNVFRYITFRTGGAVVTGALFVFLFGPWIIDHLRIRQGKGQPIRTDGPQSHLAKKGTPTMGGLMILSGLTVGTVLWANPLNPYVWIVLAVTLGFGFVGFYDDYLKVTKQTTSGFGSKLRLLIEAAIALVACYALVRLNRDPASTALTIPFLKDTVLHFGWFFVVFGAFVIVGAGNAVNLTDGLDGLAIVPVMIATASFAMIAYLAGNAVFAEYLQIKYVAGTGELAVLCGALLGAGLGFLWFNAPPASIFMGDTGSLALGGMLGAIAVAVKHEIVLAVIGGLFVLEAVSVIVQVISFKLTGKRIFRMAPIHHHFEQLGWTEPQIVIRFWIISVMLALAGLSTLKLR; encoded by the coding sequence ATGTTTTACTGGCTGATCGAGCTCTCCAACACATTTCCGGGCTTCGGTGCCTTTCGCACCTTCCTGAACGTCTTCCGCTACATCACCTTCCGCACCGGCGGTGCTGTCGTCACCGGCGCGCTATTCGTGTTCCTGTTCGGGCCCTGGATCATCGATCACTTGCGCATCCGCCAGGGCAAGGGCCAGCCGATCCGGACCGACGGTCCGCAATCGCATCTTGCCAAGAAGGGCACGCCCACGATGGGCGGGCTGATGATCCTGTCCGGCCTCACCGTCGGCACCGTGCTGTGGGCCAATCCGCTCAACCCCTATGTCTGGATCGTGCTGGCGGTGACGCTCGGCTTCGGCTTCGTCGGCTTCTATGACGACTACCTCAAGGTGACCAAGCAGACCACAAGCGGGTTCGGCAGCAAGCTTCGGCTGCTGATCGAGGCGGCGATCGCGCTGGTCGCCTGCTACGCGCTGGTGCGGCTCAATCGCGATCCCGCATCGACCGCTTTGACGATCCCGTTCCTGAAGGACACCGTGCTGCATTTCGGCTGGTTCTTCGTCGTCTTCGGCGCCTTCGTCATCGTCGGCGCCGGCAATGCGGTGAACCTCACCGACGGTCTCGACGGCCTCGCCATCGTGCCGGTGATGATCGCGACCGCGAGCTTTGCGATGATCGCCTATCTCGCCGGCAACGCCGTGTTCGCCGAATATCTCCAGATCAAATACGTCGCGGGTACCGGCGAGCTCGCGGTGCTCTGCGGCGCGCTGCTGGGCGCCGGCCTCGGTTTTCTCTGGTTCAATGCTCCACCAGCTTCGATCTTCATGGGCGACACCGGCTCGCTCGCGCTCGGCGGCATGCTGGGCGCGATCGCGGTCGCGGTGAAGCACGAGATCGTGCTAGCGGTGATCGGCGGCCTGTTCGTGCTGGAGGCGGTCTCCGTCATCGTCCAGGTGATCTCGTTCAAGCTGACCGGCAAGCGCATCTTCCGCATGGCGCCGATCCATCACCATTTCGAGCAGCTCGGCTGGACCGAGCCGCAGATCGTGATCCGCTTCTGGATCATCTCGGTGATGCTGGCGCTCGCCGGCCTCTCCACCCTGAAGCTGCGTTGA
- a CDS encoding UDP-N-acetylmuramoyl-tripeptide--D-alanyl-D-alanine ligase: MSAPIWTVAEVARALGAAGSFPQTEIDFVTQDSRLVKPGSLFVALSGTPSGCFISAFASARDGWEFADKAEASGAVAMIVPHEIAGIRIPQIVVEDTLIDGLWGLARAARARYHGPVIGLTGSAGKTSTKEFLAAYPNAYASPSSFNNFWGVPLTLCNARPDASLWVVEMGMNQQGEIARLSELTRPTVALVVNVQPVHLEKLGSLDAIRREKGSIALGLPEDGVLVLPAGIKAPDWKGKVVRFGGEHAEVHEVAHAPHGDSWQVVAAIGKKQIAFSLTPGAPHRVHNALAALASIHAAHLDVATLAIKLDRVGIMTGRGVEQAIGGVTVIDDSFNGNPASVAAALQSLQARNVTGGRRIAVLGDMLELGDDAPDYHTALAKHLDGIDGVYCVGPLMRPLYDVLPAGKGLGWHDDPATLKPGEVANLLRAGDVVVVKGSKKMFWVNKFVPGLVAALQAKA; encoded by the coding sequence ATGAGCGCGCCGATATGGACGGTTGCCGAAGTCGCGCGCGCGCTGGGCGCCGCCGGGTCGTTTCCGCAAACGGAGATCGACTTCGTCACGCAGGACAGCCGTCTGGTGAAGCCGGGCAGCCTGTTCGTCGCGCTCAGCGGCACGCCGAGCGGCTGCTTCATCTCGGCCTTCGCCAGCGCGCGCGACGGCTGGGAGTTCGCGGACAAGGCTGAAGCGTCGGGCGCGGTCGCGATGATCGTGCCGCACGAGATCGCGGGCATCCGCATTCCCCAGATCGTCGTCGAGGATACGCTGATCGACGGCCTCTGGGGCCTCGCTCGCGCCGCGCGCGCGCGCTACCACGGACCGGTGATCGGGCTCACCGGCAGCGCGGGCAAGACCAGCACCAAGGAATTTCTCGCCGCCTATCCGAACGCCTATGCCAGTCCGTCGAGCTTCAACAATTTCTGGGGCGTGCCGCTAACGCTGTGCAATGCCAGGCCCGATGCCAGCCTCTGGGTCGTCGAAATGGGTATGAACCAGCAGGGCGAGATCGCGCGGCTCAGCGAGCTCACGCGGCCGACGGTGGCGCTCGTCGTCAACGTCCAGCCCGTGCATCTGGAAAAGCTCGGCTCGCTCGACGCGATCCGGCGCGAGAAGGGGTCGATCGCGCTCGGCCTGCCCGAGGACGGGGTGCTGGTGCTGCCTGCGGGAATCAAGGCGCCCGACTGGAAGGGCAAGGTCGTGCGCTTCGGTGGCGAGCACGCCGAGGTGCACGAGGTCGCGCATGCGCCGCACGGCGACAGCTGGCAGGTCGTGGCCGCCATCGGCAAGAAGCAGATCGCCTTCAGCCTGACCCCGGGCGCGCCACACCGGGTGCACAACGCGCTGGCCGCGCTCGCCTCCATTCATGCCGCGCATCTCGATGTCGCGACGCTCGCGATCAAGCTCGACCGGGTCGGCATCATGACCGGCCGCGGCGTTGAGCAGGCGATCGGCGGCGTCACCGTGATCGACGACAGCTTCAACGGCAATCCGGCCAGCGTTGCCGCCGCGCTGCAAAGTCTGCAGGCGCGCAATGTGACCGGTGGCCGGCGTATCGCGGTGCTCGGCGACATGCTGGAGCTGGGCGATGATGCGCCGGACTATCACACCGCTCTTGCCAAGCATCTCGACGGCATCGACGGGGTCTACTGCGTCGGCCCGCTGATGCGCCCCCTCTACGATGTGCTCCCCGCCGGCAAAGGTCTCGGCTGGCACGACGATCCCGCCACGCTGAAGCCGGGCGAGGTCGCAAATCTGCTGAGGGCAGGCGATGTCGTGGTTGTCAAGGGCAGCAAGAAGATGTTCTGGGTCAACAAGTTTGTGCCGGGTCTGGTGGCCGCCTTGCAGGCAAAGGCGTAA